The DNA segment AATTCGGCGGGATCGATCTTTTCTCCCGATCCCATTTTTTTGAGAATGCCATTGATCAATTCTGTGTTGTCCATAGGCGTGTCCTCCTGAGCGGCCGACCCACGCGCCGCGCCACCGGGCATCAGCAACCACAGGCCGACTACCGTGGCGAAGACTATCTTTGCACACCAGAAAGATCGACGCATGGTTCATCCAAACGCAAGATCGGCATCCGGATCGCAACTGCGAGCCGGTCGGAAAATCACAAAGGGCGGCCGCCATGCTTAAAGCAGCCGGCTGGAGCCTGGCCTAACTACGGCAGCATGCCGGCCTGAATGACGGTTGACTCGGTCTGCGGCGGAAGGCGCGGCGGCTGCTTGCGCTTCATCGCCTTTTCCAGGATTGGGGCGAGCCGCTCGGACTTCTCCCTGGCGAGCTTTTCCTCGCGACTCTTGAAGTCAGGCAGAACCTTTTCCGCAAAAAGGTTGAGCGACGAACAGATGTCCTCGTGTTTATTGTTGCCGGCCTGGGAAATAAACACCACCTGATCGACGCCAACTTCTTCATATTCGTGCAGGCGTTTGCGGATGAAATCCGGCGTACCGACGCAGGCGTGGTCGCCGCCCGCTCCCGGAATATTGATCGGGTGGCGCCGGTAGTTCTGCCAGATGTTGGTCTTGCCGGGCTCGTGCCGGCCGAACACGTAGTGATGGCCGAGCGCGTAGGAGAAAAACTTGAGCCCGTCTTCGCCCATCGCCCGCGCCCGCTCCTGGTCAGGATCACACATGAAGCCGGTCACGATGGCGATGTTTGCATTGATCGCGTGGCCGATCGGCTCGCATTCATTTTCGAGCGTGGTGTAGTAGTCGTTGACCCACTGGCGCGCCTCGTCCGGCGTTACGAACGCAAAGGTCAGCGCGCCGATCCCGAGCTTGGCGGCGAGGTGGATGGTTTCGCGGCGTGAACATGCGACCCACAGCGGAGGATGGGGCTTCTGCACCGGCTTGGGCACCACGTTGCGCACCGGCATCTTGAAGTACTTGCCCTCGTGTCCGAGGAACGGATCTTCGACGAACATCCGTGCAATCGCGCCCAGCGACTCCTGCCACATGTCGCGCTTGTCCGCGCGCGGAATCAGGAAGCCGCCAAGTTCCGCTTCGGCCGAAGATTCCCCGGTCCCGAACTCGACGCGCCCGTTGCTGACCAGGTCCAGCGTGGCGATCCGCTCCGCGACTCGCGCTGGATGGTTATAGCTGGGGGGCAGCAATACGATTCCGTGCCCGAGCC comes from the Candidatus Binataceae bacterium genome and includes:
- a CDS encoding LLM class flavin-dependent oxidoreductase — its product is MKFGTFYEHQLPRPWTPGQELKLFQDALDQVELADRLGIDHMWEVEHHFLEEYAHSSAPEIFLAACSQRTKRIRLGHGIVLLPPSYNHPARVAERIATLDLVSNGRVEFGTGESSAEAELGGFLIPRADKRDMWQESLGAIARMFVEDPFLGHEGKYFKMPVRNVVPKPVQKPHPPLWVACSRRETIHLAAKLGIGALTFAFVTPDEARQWVNDYYTTLENECEPIGHAINANIAIVTGFMCDPDQERARAMGEDGLKFFSYALGHHYVFGRHEPGKTNIWQNYRRHPINIPGAGGDHACVGTPDFIRKRLHEYEEVGVDQVVFISQAGNNKHEDICSSLNLFAEKVLPDFKSREEKLAREKSERLAPILEKAMKRKQPPRLPPQTESTVIQAGMLP